One Micromonospora sp. WMMD1120 genomic region harbors:
- a CDS encoding 4-hydroxy-3-methylbut-2-enyl diphosphate reductase yields MTRTGRSKKVILAEPRGFCAGVRRAILIVEEALTKYGPPVYVRKEIVHNQHVVRSLRQRGAVFVESEEEVPEGAVCIFSAHGVSPAVRANATRRELTVIDATCPLVAKVHQEARRHARDGKTILLIGHANHEEVEGTFGHAPDRTIIVDSVETAQNLTLAPDATVGYLTQTTLSLDETSDIVDALNARFPAMAGPAKGDICYASQNRQNAVKAIAARSDLILVVGSTNSSNSIRMVEVARNTGAAAHLVPEVADLREEWLRDVSVVGVSAGASAPEILVEQLLDRLAEHGFRDLELEQTAVENVVFGLPSSLTNGESAHAS; encoded by the coding sequence ATGACACGGACTGGCAGATCGAAGAAAGTGATCCTCGCGGAGCCGCGTGGCTTCTGTGCCGGCGTACGGCGGGCGATCCTGATCGTCGAGGAGGCGCTGACGAAGTACGGCCCCCCGGTGTACGTGCGCAAGGAGATCGTGCACAACCAGCACGTGGTGCGCTCACTGCGCCAGCGGGGGGCCGTCTTCGTGGAGTCGGAGGAGGAGGTTCCCGAGGGCGCTGTCTGCATCTTCTCGGCCCACGGCGTGTCGCCAGCGGTCCGGGCCAACGCGACCAGACGCGAACTCACCGTCATCGACGCCACCTGCCCACTGGTCGCGAAGGTCCATCAGGAGGCGCGCCGGCACGCACGCGACGGCAAGACCATCCTGTTGATCGGTCACGCGAACCACGAAGAGGTCGAAGGGACGTTCGGGCACGCCCCGGACCGCACCATCATCGTGGACTCGGTGGAGACGGCCCAGAACCTCACGCTGGCGCCGGACGCGACGGTCGGCTACCTCACTCAGACCACCCTGTCCCTGGACGAGACCTCGGACATCGTGGACGCCCTGAACGCGCGCTTCCCGGCCATGGCCGGCCCGGCGAAGGGCGACATCTGCTACGCCAGCCAGAACCGCCAGAACGCGGTGAAGGCCATCGCCGCGCGCAGCGACCTGATCCTGGTGGTCGGCTCGACCAACTCCAGCAACTCGATCCGGATGGTCGAGGTGGCCAGGAACACGGGCGCGGCGGCCCACCTCGTGCCGGAGGTGGCCGACCTCCGCGAGGAATGGCTGCGCGACGTGTCGGTGGTCGGCGTCAGCGCCGGCGCGAGCGCCCCGGAGATCCTGGTGGAGCAGCTACTCGACCGACTCGCCGAGCACGGGTTCCGCGACCTCGAACTGGAACAGACGGCGGTGGAGAACGTCGTCTTCGGACTGCCGTCGAGCCTCACCAACGGGGAGTCGGCCCACGCCTCCTGA
- a CDS encoding SMP-30/gluconolactonase/LRE family protein: MTWRSTTAALAGLCLALSTAPIATAATAAPPRVARVSAHAALANPPGAPAGVCPTGAVYGSPLPSSSVTAPRIQGGFNFLEGPVWIADGGYLLVSDMAPGTGPYNVQPSTIRRLTPPATFDTFLANAGSNGLALSADGQQLIAATHDQRSVSAYRLNDRARSTVAANYQGRAFNSPNDVAVRSDGVVYFTDPNFQRGNRPDQMNGRTSVFRVSGGQVSLVDDRLRQPNGIALSPDGTALYVGAYAENKIYKYAVQADGSIGARSVFVNYIGGPDGATIDCAGNVYWASGGDSLVHVYSPAGVQLGTVRPGFTGTTNVAFGGPDRQTLYVTSGPWGDSGVYSVRLNVPGYPY; this comes from the coding sequence ATGACCTGGCGTTCCACCACCGCCGCGCTCGCCGGCCTGTGCCTCGCGCTCAGCACCGCGCCGATCGCCACCGCCGCCACCGCGGCACCTCCGCGCGTCGCGCGTGTTAGCGCTCACGCCGCGCTCGCCAATCCGCCCGGCGCACCTGCCGGAGTCTGCCCGACCGGGGCCGTCTACGGCTCCCCGCTGCCCTCCAGCTCGGTCACGGCACCGAGGATCCAGGGCGGCTTCAACTTCCTCGAAGGGCCGGTGTGGATCGCCGACGGCGGCTACCTGCTGGTGTCGGACATGGCCCCCGGCACCGGGCCGTACAACGTCCAGCCGTCCACGATCCGTCGGCTCACCCCGCCGGCCACCTTCGACACGTTCCTCGCCAACGCGGGCAGCAACGGCCTGGCCCTCAGCGCCGACGGCCAACAGCTCATCGCGGCCACCCACGACCAACGCAGCGTGTCCGCGTACCGGCTGAACGACCGGGCCCGCAGCACCGTCGCCGCGAACTACCAGGGCCGGGCGTTCAACTCGCCCAACGACGTCGCGGTCCGCTCCGACGGCGTCGTCTACTTCACCGACCCCAACTTCCAGCGCGGCAACCGACCGGACCAGATGAACGGGCGTACCAGCGTCTTCCGGGTCTCTGGCGGCCAGGTGTCGCTGGTGGACGACAGGTTGCGCCAGCCCAACGGCATCGCGCTCTCCCCGGACGGCACCGCCCTCTACGTGGGCGCGTACGCGGAGAACAAGATCTACAAGTACGCCGTGCAGGCCGACGGCAGCATCGGCGCGCGCAGCGTCTTCGTGAACTACATCGGCGGCCCGGACGGCGCCACGATCGACTGCGCCGGCAACGTGTACTGGGCGTCGGGCGGGGACTCGTTGGTCCACGTCTACTCCCCCGCCGGCGTCCAGCTCGGCACGGTCCGGCCCGGCTTCACCGGTACGACGAACGTGGCCTTCGGTGGTCCGGACCGGCAGACCCTCTACGTCACGTCGGGCCCGTGGGGCGACTCCGGGGTGTACAGCGTGCGACTCAACGTTCCCGGGTACCCGTACTGA
- a CDS encoding aminotransferase class I/II-fold pyridoxal phosphate-dependent enzyme has product MSSVLSGARDVTNPLRQLTIDQLRQRTSLKWREYPADVLPLWVAEMDVPLAEPVARAIADAVARGDTGYPAGTAYPEALARFARRRWGWDGLAVERAALVPDVMHGVVEALRLVTEPGDAVVVNSPVYPPFYSHVAHADRRIVEAPLGADLRIDLATLDDTFRRARAGGRAVAYLLCNPHNPTGVVHTVDELTAVASLAERHGVRVVADEIHAPVVDAGARFVPYLAVPGAENGLSLMSASKGWNLPGLRGGLLVAGPAAADDLARVPYDVSVSTSHLGVIAHTAAFRDGGDWLDGLVAGLADNRRLLAALLAEHLPAVRYRPGAATCLAWLDCRALDLGEDPAAVFLRKGRVALNSGSDFGTGGAGHVRLNLATAPELITEAVRRMAAAVA; this is encoded by the coding sequence ATGAGTAGCGTGCTGAGCGGTGCCCGAGACGTGACGAACCCCCTACGCCAGCTCACCATCGACCAACTCCGCCAGCGGACCAGCCTCAAGTGGCGGGAGTACCCGGCGGACGTGCTGCCGCTCTGGGTGGCCGAGATGGATGTTCCGCTGGCCGAGCCGGTCGCGCGGGCCATCGCCGACGCCGTCGCGCGCGGCGACACCGGCTACCCGGCCGGCACCGCCTATCCCGAGGCGCTGGCCCGGTTCGCCCGTCGCCGGTGGGGCTGGGACGGGCTGGCCGTGGAGCGCGCCGCGCTGGTGCCCGACGTGATGCACGGCGTCGTCGAGGCGCTGCGCCTGGTCACCGAGCCCGGGGACGCGGTGGTCGTCAACAGCCCGGTCTACCCGCCGTTCTACAGCCATGTGGCGCACGCCGACCGGCGGATCGTCGAGGCCCCGCTCGGTGCGGACCTGCGGATCGACCTCGCCACGCTCGACGACACGTTCCGGCGGGCCCGGGCCGGAGGGCGGGCGGTCGCGTACCTGCTGTGCAACCCGCACAACCCCACCGGGGTCGTGCACACGGTCGACGAGTTGACGGCCGTCGCCAGTCTGGCCGAGCGGCACGGGGTGCGGGTGGTCGCCGACGAGATCCACGCTCCCGTTGTGGACGCGGGGGCGCGATTCGTGCCGTACCTCGCGGTGCCCGGCGCGGAGAACGGCCTGTCGCTGATGTCGGCCTCGAAGGGGTGGAACCTGCCCGGCCTGCGCGGCGGCCTCCTGGTCGCCGGCCCCGCCGCGGCCGACGACCTCGCCCGTGTCCCGTACGACGTCAGCGTCAGCACCAGCCACCTCGGCGTGATCGCCCACACCGCCGCGTTCCGCGATGGCGGCGACTGGCTGGACGGGCTGGTGGCGGGCCTGGCCGACAACCGTCGGCTGCTCGCCGCGCTGCTCGCCGAACACCTGCCGGCCGTGCGGTACCGCCCCGGCGCGGCCACCTGCCTGGCCTGGCTCGACTGCCGCGCCCTGGACCTCGGAGAGGACCCCGCCGCCGTGTTCCTGCGCAAGGGTCGGGTGGCGCTGAACTCCGGGTCGGACTTCGGCACCGGCGGGGCCGGCCACGTCCGGCTGAATCTGGCCACCGCGCCCGAGCTGATCACCGAGGCGGTGCGCCGGATGGCCGCCGCCGTCGCCTGA
- a CDS encoding DUF397 domain-containing protein, with protein MELTGAQWRKSTRSSGNGGDCVEVADNLVGIVAVRDSKDPSGPALTFPPTAWATFVAQVAGRP; from the coding sequence ATGGAACTGACCGGCGCGCAGTGGCGCAAGAGCACCCGTAGCAGCGGCAACGGCGGCGACTGCGTCGAGGTTGCTGACAACCTCGTGGGCATCGTCGCGGTACGCGACTCGAAGGACCCGTCGGGGCCGGCGCTGACCTTCCCCCCGACGGCGTGGGCTACGTTCGTCGCCCAGGTCGCCGGACGGCCGTAG
- a CDS encoding helix-turn-helix transcriptional regulator, with translation MNDALRVALDETGHTIESLAERVGVDRKTVARWLNHDHIPHPRHREAAASALRRPIGDIWPDTSRRREPIWFRPWQEIERDAISLRSYQSVVLPGLLQTEAYARAVLAGADVIARGDIERHLATRLARQSILTRDNPPHFTAVVDEAALRRPVGGRATMRAQIQALLVACEAPHVRVHIVPSSVGAYAGLNGPFVIAVGPEHRTAGYLDNQLQGNVVTGTDDIAAILAAWENVRGEALSHWQSVDLLTEMAGTWN, from the coding sequence GTGAACGACGCGTTGCGGGTCGCCCTCGACGAGACCGGCCACACCATCGAGTCGCTGGCCGAGCGGGTCGGGGTCGACAGAAAGACCGTCGCTCGCTGGCTCAACCATGACCACATACCGCATCCGCGCCATCGGGAGGCGGCGGCCAGCGCTCTGCGTCGACCCATCGGGGACATTTGGCCGGACACGTCGAGACGTCGTGAACCAATTTGGTTCCGGCCGTGGCAGGAGATCGAGCGGGATGCGATCTCGCTGCGTTCGTACCAGTCCGTCGTTCTGCCGGGTCTGCTGCAAACCGAGGCGTATGCCCGTGCCGTGCTGGCCGGAGCCGACGTCATCGCGCGAGGCGACATCGAGCGGCACCTCGCTACGCGGCTCGCTCGGCAGAGCATCCTGACGCGTGACAACCCGCCGCACTTCACCGCCGTTGTCGACGAGGCCGCGCTACGGCGACCCGTCGGCGGTCGGGCCACCATGCGCGCACAGATTCAGGCTCTCCTCGTCGCCTGCGAAGCACCACACGTGCGCGTCCACATCGTTCCCTCGTCTGTCGGTGCGTACGCCGGACTGAACGGGCCGTTCGTCATCGCCGTCGGACCGGAGCACCGCACCGCCGGCTATCTCGACAACCAGCTTCAGGGAAATGTTGTTACCGGGACCGACGACATCGCAGCGATACTGGCGGCGTGGGAAAACGTACGTGGTGAGGCGCTCTCCCACTGGCAATCGGTGGATTTACTGACGGAGATGGCGGGGACATGGAACTGA
- a CDS encoding PepSY domain-containing protein: MSLTELSGASTPEPSTSADASPQPARRPSAFGALLLRLHFYAGVLVAPFLVTAALTGLAFTITPQLDQLLYGDKLTVAQVGERSLPLAEQVGAARNAHPEGSIASVQPGEGDQSTRVAFALPELGENQHTVYVDPYTAEVKGQLTTWFGSTPATTWLDDLHRHLHLGTVGEHYSELAASWLWVLALGGVILWWRRRSATRAAARHLLVPDLSAGKGVRRTRGWHATTGIWLTIGLLFLSATGLTWSRYAGANFSAGLDALDARTPVISTSLDGAPPAAGGGHHGSSGAEGTVESAAFDRVSAAARAAGLSGPVEIAPAAAPGSAWTVTQIDNTWPVAKDRVAVDPAGGQVTARSDFADWPVLAKLSGLGIQAHMGILFGPINQILLAALALGLLSVIVWGYRMWWQRRPTRADRRALAGAPPARGGVRGLPIWALLIGVPVIVAVGWALPLFGLTVLAFLVIDVIVGAVSRRRRSTAVPTSPAPAGR, from the coding sequence ATGTCTCTCACCGAGTTGTCCGGCGCGTCCACGCCGGAACCGTCCACCAGCGCCGACGCGTCGCCCCAGCCAGCCCGCCGGCCGTCGGCGTTCGGGGCGCTGCTGCTCCGGTTGCACTTCTACGCCGGTGTTCTCGTCGCCCCGTTCCTGGTGACCGCCGCACTGACCGGGCTGGCGTTCACCATCACGCCGCAGCTCGACCAGCTCCTCTACGGCGACAAGCTGACCGTCGCCCAGGTGGGTGAGCGCTCATTGCCACTGGCCGAGCAGGTCGGCGCCGCGCGCAACGCCCACCCCGAGGGCAGCATCGCCAGCGTGCAGCCCGGCGAGGGCGACCAGAGCACGCGGGTGGCGTTCGCGCTGCCCGAGCTGGGCGAAAACCAGCACACCGTCTACGTCGATCCGTACACCGCGGAGGTCAAGGGGCAGCTCACCACCTGGTTCGGCTCCACACCGGCCACCACCTGGCTGGACGACCTGCACCGCCACCTGCACCTGGGCACGGTCGGCGAGCACTACTCCGAGCTGGCCGCGAGCTGGCTCTGGGTGCTCGCCCTCGGCGGGGTCATCCTCTGGTGGCGTCGCCGCAGCGCCACCCGCGCCGCCGCCCGGCACCTGCTCGTCCCGGACCTGTCCGCCGGCAAGGGCGTACGGCGCACCCGGGGCTGGCACGCCACCACCGGCATCTGGCTCACCATCGGGTTGCTCTTCCTCTCCGCCACCGGGCTGACCTGGTCCCGCTACGCCGGGGCGAACTTCAGCGCCGGCCTGGACGCGCTCGACGCGCGTACCCCGGTCATCTCCACCAGCCTGGACGGCGCGCCGCCGGCCGCCGGCGGAGGCCACCACGGCAGCTCCGGGGCGGAGGGGACGGTCGAGTCGGCCGCCTTCGACAGGGTGTCGGCGGCCGCCCGCGCGGCCGGCCTGTCCGGGCCGGTCGAGATCGCACCGGCCGCGGCGCCCGGCTCGGCCTGGACCGTGACGCAGATCGACAACACCTGGCCGGTCGCCAAGGACCGCGTCGCCGTCGACCCGGCCGGCGGGCAGGTCACCGCCCGCAGCGACTTCGCCGACTGGCCCGTGCTGGCCAAGCTCAGCGGGCTCGGCATCCAGGCGCACATGGGCATCCTCTTCGGCCCGATCAACCAGATCCTGCTCGCCGCGCTCGCCCTCGGTCTGCTCAGCGTCATCGTCTGGGGTTACCGCATGTGGTGGCAACGCCGCCCCACCCGCGCCGACCGGCGCGCCCTGGCCGGCGCCCCACCGGCCCGCGGCGGCGTCCGTGGCCTGCCGATCTGGGCGCTGCTGATCGGCGTACCGGTGATCGTGGCGGTCGGCTGGGCGCTGCCGCTGTTCGGGCTCACAGTGCTGGCTTTCCTCGTCATCGACGTCATCGTCGGCGCGGTGTCCCGACGCCGACGTTCCACAGCCGTTCCCACCTCCCCCGCACCGGCCGGTCGCTGA
- a CDS encoding copper resistance CopC family protein, translated as MRSSRRVAVRLGAAALAIVAAPLIPATPAWAHNSLRSAAPVQESTVPRAPREIVLEFMQRLDPTFTTIVLTDGAKRKVPTGDPVVSGATGTVQVTDALPNGTYTVAYRVVSTDGHPAQGSYPFTVADPASTAAPLGDASPAEALGAATATSGRGIGILITGVALAVAAVGAVGLRRRRRTR; from the coding sequence GTGCGGTCGTCGCGCCGCGTCGCCGTCCGACTCGGCGCGGCGGCGCTCGCCATCGTGGCGGCACCGCTCATCCCCGCCACGCCCGCGTGGGCGCACAACTCCCTCCGCTCGGCGGCACCGGTCCAGGAGTCGACGGTGCCCCGTGCGCCGCGCGAGATCGTCCTGGAGTTCATGCAGCGGCTCGACCCCACGTTCACCACGATCGTGCTCACCGACGGCGCGAAGCGGAAGGTTCCCACCGGCGACCCGGTGGTCAGCGGGGCGACGGGAACCGTCCAGGTCACCGACGCGCTGCCGAACGGCACCTACACCGTCGCGTACCGGGTGGTCTCCACCGACGGGCACCCGGCACAGGGGTCGTACCCGTTCACGGTGGCCGACCCCGCGTCCACCGCCGCACCGCTCGGCGACGCCAGCCCGGCGGAGGCCCTCGGAGCGGCGACGGCGACCAGCGGCCGGGGCATCGGCATCCTGATCACCGGCGTCGCGCTGGCCGTCGCCGCCGTGGGGGCGGTCGGGCTGCGGCGGCGGCGTAGGACCCGTTGA
- a CDS encoding Dyp-type peroxidase codes for MTGTSAARPVSRRGLLTGGALVAGGALGCGATLAATRAEKTGEPTAGAGTTAVASVGGLVEPFHGVRQAGVTTEPQAHAAFVALTLRAGTDRAALGRLLRLLSDDAARLTQGRPALADTEAELGLLPARLTVTFGFGPGLYRAAGVDDRRPASVTELPAFRVDRLQPAWTGGDLLLQICADDAITVAHAQRVLLKDSRPFATVRWVQQGFRRSPGVEPRGHTQRNLFGQLDGTANPRPGTPADTAVWVPDGPAWLRDSTTLVVRRISMNLETWDLLGRTDRELAVGRRLDTGAPLTGTAEHDEPDFAATDAHGLTVIPDFSHLTRAHVTDDRLRILRRPYNYDGVPTAEGHADAGLIFASYQADIARQFLPIQRRLAERDLLNEWTTPIGSAVFAIPPGCQPGGWIGEQVLG; via the coding sequence GTGACCGGCACGTCAGCGGCCCGGCCGGTGAGCAGGCGGGGTCTGCTCACCGGCGGGGCCCTGGTCGCCGGAGGGGCTCTGGGCTGCGGCGCGACGCTTGCCGCGACCCGCGCCGAGAAGACCGGGGAGCCGACGGCCGGCGCCGGCACGACAGCGGTGGCGAGTGTCGGCGGCCTGGTCGAGCCGTTCCACGGCGTCCGGCAGGCCGGGGTCACCACCGAACCGCAGGCACACGCCGCGTTCGTCGCGTTGACACTGCGCGCCGGCACCGACCGGGCCGCGCTGGGTCGGCTGCTGCGGCTGCTCAGCGACGACGCGGCCCGCCTCACCCAGGGGCGACCCGCGCTGGCCGACACCGAGGCCGAACTGGGGCTGTTGCCCGCCCGGCTGACAGTGACCTTCGGGTTCGGACCGGGCCTCTACCGCGCCGCCGGAGTCGACGACCGCAGGCCAGCATCGGTCACCGAGCTGCCCGCGTTCCGCGTCGACCGGCTCCAACCAGCCTGGACCGGCGGCGACCTGCTGCTGCAGATCTGCGCCGACGACGCGATCACCGTCGCCCACGCCCAACGGGTGCTGCTCAAGGACAGCCGGCCCTTCGCCACTGTCCGCTGGGTGCAGCAGGGCTTCCGCCGCAGTCCGGGCGTCGAGCCGCGCGGCCACACCCAACGCAACCTGTTCGGCCAGCTCGACGGCACCGCGAACCCCCGCCCGGGTACGCCGGCGGACACCGCCGTCTGGGTGCCGGACGGGCCGGCGTGGCTGCGCGACAGCACCACGCTCGTCGTCCGGCGCATCAGCATGAACCTGGAGACCTGGGATCTGCTCGGCCGCACCGACCGCGAACTCGCCGTCGGGCGGCGGCTCGACACCGGCGCGCCGCTGACCGGCACGGCCGAACACGACGAACCCGATTTCGCCGCCACCGACGCCCACGGTCTCACCGTCATCCCCGACTTCTCCCACCTGACCCGCGCCCACGTCACCGACGACCGGCTCAGGATCCTGCGCCGGCCGTACAACTACGACGGGGTGCCGACCGCCGAGGGTCACGCCGACGCCGGCCTGATCTTCGCCTCGTACCAGGCGGACATCGCCCGACAGTTCCTGCCGATCCAACGCCGCCTGGCCGAGCGGGACCTGCTCAACGAATGGACCACCCCGATCGGCTCGGCCGTCTTCGCCATCCCGCCCGGCTGCCAGCCGGGCGGCTGGATCGGCGAGCAGGTGCTCGGATGA
- a CDS encoding copper chaperone PCu(A)C: MRTASPHGPRRASAGILTIAALLTVGVAGCGSSEPSTAAQPSPSASASAAAGVLGVRDPWVKAAETGMTAAFGTLVNDGDADVIVTGVTTSVSPMELHEMTMKDGKMVMQAKQGGIVIKAKSTHALEPGGDHLMLMDLTKPVQAGDELTFTLTFADGRSQQFRAVAKPFTGAQESYAPGHGQPLPGASATPEMSMSPAS, encoded by the coding sequence ATGCGCACCGCCAGTCCCCATGGACCGCGCCGAGCCTCGGCCGGCATCCTCACCATCGCCGCGCTCCTGACGGTCGGCGTCGCCGGCTGCGGCTCGTCCGAGCCGTCAACCGCGGCGCAGCCGAGCCCGTCGGCCTCCGCGAGCGCCGCGGCGGGCGTGCTCGGCGTCCGTGACCCGTGGGTGAAGGCTGCCGAGACGGGAATGACGGCGGCCTTCGGGACGCTCGTCAACGACGGCGACGCCGATGTCATCGTCACGGGTGTCACGACGTCGGTGTCGCCGATGGAGCTGCACGAGATGACCATGAAGGACGGCAAGATGGTCATGCAGGCCAAGCAGGGCGGCATCGTAATCAAGGCGAAGAGCACGCACGCGTTGGAGCCCGGCGGCGACCACCTGATGCTGATGGACCTGACCAAGCCCGTGCAGGCCGGTGACGAGCTGACGTTCACGTTGACCTTCGCCGACGGCAGGTCCCAGCAGTTCAGGGCCGTGGCGAAGCCGTTCACCGGCGCTCAGGAGAGCTACGCCCCCGGGCACGGCCAGCCCCTGCCCGGCGCGAGCGCCACGCCGGAGATGAGCATGAGCCCGGCATCGTGA
- a CDS encoding copper resistance protein CopC, producing MRRLPPAPVRVLSGLLALVLACAVALLTTVTPAAAHGTLAMSTPADGGTVREPLTTVQLYFTEKVAPNAYFTITAPGGARVDNGWAYGEPKPLDKPVREYFMVDGKFEPKEYTTGFPAVVTVAHLPAAGQYSVSYLSVASDGDAVRGTSTFRYTGRPTPAPQGWSTPTNQPDPQLLAAIEQHSSGQQSAPTVAAVEPTPVTAVPLPIVSEDEDGPNPLLWAGLAAALAAAAVGFLAWRRHRAPAGSSPRRTRPLTASSPRRGPQGRSGKRPVGGKAGAGGGRGGRGGGTPASAGRQKKTAVPAARAGRPVVSAQSAATPATATTAAPAQPATSGQQSVRATGSTQTLDPGADESRPASVDAPAQRDDTVAEGPRLSNARLALLVGGLVAALLAGFGLARIGTNDADPAGTARSAGGPPASGSAVSAGDGHQHPAGTGPHSHPGDGGTGETLATGTTVSAGGYTLQPLERSQPKGVRTDYRFRIIGTDKQPATRFAVVHDKPLHLIVVGRDLGGYQHLHPTMAPDGTWSVPLTLNRPGGYRVYADFSVTANDGSARPLVLGVDHDVPGAYAPTPLPPAQTTATAGPFEVSMIGTPTAAVTAPVHFQVTRAGGAGSAALERYLGAYGHLVVVREGDLGYVHVHPEPELVDGQVKFWLTAPSSGRYRAFFDFQVGGQVHTAEYTINLP from the coding sequence GACGGTGCAGCTCTACTTCACCGAGAAGGTGGCCCCGAACGCGTACTTCACCATCACCGCTCCCGGCGGCGCCCGGGTCGACAACGGCTGGGCGTACGGCGAGCCCAAGCCGCTGGACAAGCCGGTGCGGGAGTACTTCATGGTGGACGGGAAGTTCGAACCGAAGGAATACACCACCGGCTTCCCGGCGGTGGTGACCGTCGCCCATCTCCCGGCGGCCGGCCAGTACTCGGTGAGTTATCTGTCCGTCGCCTCGGACGGCGACGCGGTACGGGGCACCTCGACCTTCCGCTACACCGGCCGGCCGACGCCCGCGCCGCAGGGGTGGAGCACACCGACCAACCAGCCGGACCCGCAGCTCCTGGCCGCCATCGAGCAGCACTCGTCCGGCCAGCAGTCCGCGCCCACGGTCGCGGCGGTCGAGCCCACGCCGGTGACGGCGGTGCCCCTGCCCATCGTGTCGGAGGACGAGGATGGGCCGAACCCGCTGCTCTGGGCCGGCCTGGCGGCGGCGCTGGCAGCGGCGGCGGTCGGGTTCCTCGCGTGGCGACGCCACCGCGCGCCCGCCGGCAGCTCGCCCCGGCGGACCCGTCCGTTGACGGCATCCAGCCCTCGACGCGGCCCGCAGGGCCGGTCCGGGAAGCGACCCGTCGGCGGCAAGGCCGGCGCGGGCGGCGGCCGTGGCGGTCGCGGCGGCGGCACGCCCGCCTCCGCCGGCCGGCAGAAGAAGACCGCGGTGCCGGCCGCACGTGCGGGTCGTCCGGTCGTCAGCGCACAGAGCGCCGCGACGCCCGCGACGGCGACGACGGCCGCGCCGGCCCAGCCGGCCACGAGCGGGCAGCAGTCCGTGCGGGCGACCGGGTCGACACAGACCCTGGACCCCGGGGCCGACGAGTCGCGTCCGGCATCGGTCGACGCGCCGGCGCAGCGGGACGACACCGTCGCCGAGGGACCGCGGCTCAGCAACGCCCGCCTGGCGCTGCTCGTCGGAGGGCTGGTGGCCGCACTGCTGGCCGGCTTCGGCCTGGCGCGCATCGGCACGAACGACGCCGACCCGGCCGGCACCGCGCGGTCGGCCGGCGGACCGCCCGCCTCCGGAAGCGCGGTGTCCGCGGGCGACGGGCACCAACACCCCGCCGGCACCGGGCCGCACTCGCACCCCGGCGACGGTGGCACCGGCGAGACCCTGGCAACCGGCACGACGGTCAGCGCCGGCGGCTACACGCTGCAACCCCTGGAGCGGTCCCAACCCAAGGGAGTACGCACGGACTACCGGTTCCGCATCATCGGGACCGACAAACAGCCGGCGACCCGCTTCGCCGTCGTGCACGACAAGCCGTTGCACCTGATCGTGGTCGGTCGCGACCTGGGGGGCTACCAGCACCTGCACCCGACCATGGCGCCCGACGGCACCTGGAGTGTGCCCCTGACGCTGAACCGCCCCGGCGGTTACCGCGTCTACGCCGACTTCTCCGTCACCGCCAACGACGGCAGCGCGCGGCCCCTCGTCCTGGGCGTCGACCACGACGTGCCCGGGGCGTACGCGCCGACACCACTGCCTCCGGCGCAGACGACGGCGACGGCGGGGCCGTTCGAGGTGTCCATGATCGGCACACCCACGGCGGCGGTGACGGCGCCGGTGCACTTCCAGGTCACCCGCGCCGGCGGGGCGGGGTCGGCGGCGCTCGAACGCTACCTGGGCGCGTACGGGCACCTCGTCGTCGTCCGCGAGGGGGACCTCGGGTACGTGCACGTCCACCCCGAACCGGAGCTGGTCGACGGACAGGTCAAGTTCTGGCTGACCGCGCCGAGTTCCGGCCGGTACCGCGCGTTCTTCGACTTCCAGGTCGGCGGGCAGGTGCACACCGCCGAGTACACGATCAACCTGCCCTGA